One genomic window of Bacillus mycoides includes the following:
- a CDS encoding YqkE family protein, with the protein MKKKKQRQPQRHSQMNQPEKESLTLGDQLNDSLMQQLKNKKKELQVREEKKEVAEQERKRKEQKEREKNKSFEELLSESSLTWKDFK; encoded by the coding sequence ATGAAGAAAAAGAAGCAAAGACAACCACAAAGACACTCTCAAATGAATCAACCAGAGAAAGAATCACTTACACTAGGAGATCAATTGAACGATTCGTTAATGCAACAATTAAAGAATAAGAAAAAAGAGTTGCAAGTGAGAGAAGAGAAAAAAGAGGTAGCAGAACAAGAAAGAAAGCGTAAGGAACAAAAAGAACGTGAAAAGAATAAATCATTTGAAGAACTGTTAAGTGAAAGTAGCCTTACTTGGAAAGACTTTAAATAA
- a CDS encoding bifunctional metallophosphatase/5'-nucleotidase, with product MWKKIIPAVAVLSTITFSSVFAAPPSQAPAEQNRYIDVQMLGINDFHGQLDTVKKINNKEAGGADYLATYLKERKKQNPNTLLVHAGDIAGASPPVSALLQDEPTIEFLNDLKFDVGTIGNHEFDEGIDEMRRLIYGGYHEKTGNFKGANFPYVAANFYNKSTGRLFLPPFTVKMVDGVPVGFIGVVTTDTPNVVMPTMLKNVQITDEVEAINKSTQQLKRLGVKSIVVLAHVGGTTDDTGVTNGDLTRIANETDPEVDVIFGGHSHTYVNGTVNNKLIVQANSYGMAFSDVDVTIDRKTKDIVKKKAEVITTYHEGVEPDKQVKQKLDQYKEKIAPLVNEVVGKSTAPIDRKQNDAGESTLGNLIADAQRQTMQTQIALMNPGGIRNDLDAGDITWGELYGIQPFGNQLIKMDLTGQDIREILNQQWQKGTTRMLQISGIQYTWDAIKPNGEKVTNIRLANGEELVSTKTYSVVANAFLASGGDGFVSFKNGKNTETGPNDFEALVDYVKQVKEPIQPIIDGRIQKIN from the coding sequence ATGTGGAAAAAAATTATTCCTGCTGTTGCTGTTTTAAGCACTATTACTTTTTCAAGCGTATTCGCCGCTCCTCCATCTCAGGCTCCTGCCGAACAAAACCGATACATAGACGTACAAATGCTTGGTATTAATGATTTCCATGGACAACTAGATACTGTAAAAAAAATTAACAATAAAGAAGCTGGTGGTGCTGATTACTTAGCTACTTATTTAAAAGAACGCAAAAAACAAAACCCTAATACACTTCTTGTACATGCTGGAGATATTGCCGGAGCTAGCCCACCAGTTTCTGCTTTATTACAGGACGAACCAACTATTGAATTTTTAAATGACTTAAAATTTGATGTTGGTACAATTGGAAATCATGAATTTGATGAAGGCATTGATGAAATGCGACGCCTTATTTATGGTGGATATCATGAAAAAACAGGGAATTTCAAAGGAGCAAACTTCCCTTATGTCGCTGCAAACTTCTATAATAAATCAACTGGCCGCTTATTTTTACCACCATTTACTGTAAAAATGGTAGATGGAGTTCCTGTAGGATTCATCGGAGTTGTTACAACGGATACACCGAATGTCGTTATGCCAACTATGCTAAAGAATGTACAAATTACTGATGAAGTAGAAGCTATTAATAAATCTACTCAGCAATTAAAGCGTCTCGGTGTTAAATCTATCGTAGTCCTTGCACACGTTGGAGGTACAACTGATGACACTGGTGTAACAAACGGTGACCTTACGCGCATTGCAAATGAAACAGATCCCGAAGTTGATGTTATTTTCGGCGGCCATAGTCATACGTACGTAAATGGTACTGTAAATAATAAACTCATCGTACAGGCGAACTCTTACGGAATGGCTTTCTCGGACGTAGATGTAACAATTGATAGAAAAACAAAAGATATTGTGAAGAAAAAAGCTGAAGTTATCACAACATATCATGAAGGTGTAGAACCTGATAAACAAGTAAAACAAAAGTTAGATCAATATAAAGAAAAAATTGCACCGCTTGTAAATGAAGTTGTCGGAAAATCTACAGCACCTATCGACCGTAAACAAAACGATGCTGGTGAATCTACCCTTGGAAATTTAATTGCCGATGCACAGCGCCAAACAATGCAAACACAAATCGCTCTTATGAATCCTGGTGGAATTCGCAATGATCTAGACGCTGGAGATATTACATGGGGCGAGTTATATGGTATTCAGCCTTTCGGAAATCAATTAATTAAAATGGATTTAACAGGTCAAGATATTCGTGAAATTTTAAATCAACAATGGCAAAAAGGAACAACGAGAATGCTCCAAATTTCAGGTATCCAATACACTTGGGATGCAATTAAACCAAATGGTGAAAAGGTTACGAATATCCGTTTAGCCAATGGTGAAGAATTAGTTTCCACGAAAACGTATAGCGTAGTTGCAAATGCCTTCCTAGCTTCTGGCGGCGATGGATTTGTATCCTTTAAAAATGGAAAAAATACTGAAACTGGTCCAAACGATTTTGAAGCATTAGTCGATTATGTAAAACAAGTGAAAGAACCAATTCAGCCAATTATTGATGGACGTATTCAAAAAATCAACTAA
- a CDS encoding ferritin-like domain-containing protein encodes MYFYPNNDDTLYRQNDKLIRSIEKAINGEYSAIHCYAKLANLAPDINERNQILEIRQDEIKHFHQFVQIYTLLTGKNPQPQITEECPTLYLNGLEFAIQDEQRTVDFYLEIADETTNQQVKETFRRAAADEQNHAVWFLYYFSKQKMK; translated from the coding sequence ATGTATTTCTATCCAAACAATGACGATACATTATATCGACAAAATGACAAACTCATTCGTAGTATTGAGAAAGCAATTAATGGAGAATATAGCGCCATTCATTGTTATGCTAAATTAGCTAATTTAGCTCCAGACATAAATGAACGAAATCAAATCCTTGAAATTCGGCAAGATGAAATAAAACATTTTCACCAATTTGTACAAATCTACACCCTTTTAACCGGTAAAAACCCTCAGCCCCAAATCACTGAAGAATGTCCAACTCTTTATTTGAACGGATTAGAATTCGCTATACAAGATGAGCAACGAACAGTTGATTTTTACTTAGAAATTGCAGACGAAACGACAAATCAACAAGTGAAAGAAACATTTCGGCGCGCAGCAGCTGATGAACAAAATCATGCCGTTTGGTTCCTATATTACTTTTCGAAACAAAAAATGAAATGA
- a CDS encoding ribbon-helix-helix domain-containing protein, producing the protein MTIGEIIDSLNRRESIAIIAKRLEMSPYTLSKKLRVIGYEYDGEQKKRIFIGDGEEPRHLQIQEATALQYAKTDYQLLIYEQLQSIYELLRKREEISVQIISKSTEKKKRTFSINIEVLARLDVISESKGIQKSKIVEEALHEFLQRYDVNHETYPEK; encoded by the coding sequence GTGACGATTGGAGAAATTATTGATTCTTTAAATAGACGCGAATCAATCGCTATTATAGCGAAACGGCTTGAAATGAGCCCATATACATTATCAAAGAAGTTAAGGGTGATTGGATATGAATATGATGGAGAGCAGAAAAAACGTATCTTTATAGGTGATGGTGAAGAGCCACGTCATTTGCAAATCCAAGAAGCTACTGCCCTTCAATATGCAAAAACAGACTATCAATTACTAATTTATGAACAATTACAAAGCATTTATGAATTGCTAAGAAAAAGAGAAGAAATAAGTGTTCAAATTATAAGTAAGAGCACAGAGAAAAAGAAACGAACCTTTTCGATTAATATAGAAGTATTAGCAAGACTAGATGTTATATCGGAATCGAAAGGGATTCAAAAGTCTAAAATTGTAGAAGAAGCACTACATGAATTTTTGCAACGGTATGATGTTAATCATGAAACGTATCCAGAGAAATAA
- a CDS encoding alpha/beta fold hydrolase, with protein sequence MLFRSYTPQFYNEKKQLIPNSIATIESVMINDRKQSLLIRGQNVEQPILLCCHGGPGMAQIGFIRHFQKELEKHFIVINWDQRGAGKSFLWRDIQTNFTIDQFISDAKEVIHYLLRRFKKQKLFLAGHSWGSIIGLQIASQYPKYIEAYIGIGQIVHMKQNEELLYRHLISSAKKHDHKKALASLLKLGKPPFLDTRRLIIQRKWLGTFGGAIQNGSSFSFIRKGFFSPEYTLLDWFKFLAGNLKSGVLWEEMLTIDFFSSISSLSVPVYFCSGRYDYQTPYALVQQYCDIIQAPIKKMVWFPNSAHSPDLEEPELFAKSLQSIKQELSFQHT encoded by the coding sequence ATGCTTTTTCGTAGCTATACACCACAGTTTTATAACGAAAAGAAGCAATTAATCCCTAACAGTATCGCTACGATAGAAAGCGTTATGATTAATGACCGGAAACAATCTCTCCTTATACGCGGACAAAACGTGGAACAGCCTATTTTATTATGCTGTCACGGTGGACCTGGTATGGCACAAATCGGCTTTATTCGTCATTTTCAAAAAGAGTTAGAAAAGCACTTTATCGTTATTAATTGGGATCAACGTGGGGCAGGTAAATCCTTTTTATGGCGAGATATCCAAACAAATTTTACGATTGATCAATTTATTTCAGATGCAAAAGAAGTCATTCACTATCTTCTTAGACGCTTTAAAAAACAGAAATTGTTTCTCGCGGGGCATTCTTGGGGGAGTATTATCGGACTGCAAATCGCTAGTCAATATCCCAAATATATAGAAGCATACATCGGCATCGGTCAAATCGTACATATGAAGCAAAACGAAGAATTACTATACCGACATTTAATTAGCTCTGCAAAAAAACATGACCATAAAAAGGCATTAGCTTCTCTTTTAAAGTTAGGGAAACCACCCTTTTTAGATACGAGACGTCTCATTATTCAAAGAAAGTGGCTTGGTACATTTGGCGGAGCAATACAAAACGGATCTTCCTTTTCTTTCATACGAAAAGGTTTCTTTTCTCCTGAATATACGCTATTAGACTGGTTCAAATTTCTCGCAGGAAATTTAAAATCCGGAGTTTTATGGGAAGAGATGCTAACAATCGATTTCTTTTCGTCTATTTCAAGTTTATCTGTTCCTGTTTATTTTTGTTCTGGTCGCTATGATTATCAAACTCCTTATGCACTCGTTCAACAATATTGCGATATCATTCAAGCTCCTATTAAAAAGATGGTTTGGTTTCCAAACTCGGCACATTCTCCAGATTTAGAAGAACCTGAACTATTCGCCAAATCTTTACAATCAATTAAACAAGAACTATCTTTTCAACATACATAA
- a CDS encoding Na+/H+ antiporter family protein, with protein MNAVLIAVAVMLLLSLLRVQVIVAIIVGALTGGLIGGLGISETISTFTAGLGNSAPIALSYAMLGGFAISLSKTGLPDAMIQSALKWIGNEQDTKKQVYSKILILFIILTMACFSQNIIPVHIAFIPILIPALLKVLNELRVDRRLVTCLITFGLITPYMWVPAGFGKIYHDVLQTNAAQSGLTFDVALIPKAMTIPAIGMIIGLCVAVFITYRKPRTYETEQIHAAQNEIVPYTKRSITFGLLSILATLTVQLATESMIFGALAGIIVLSVSGSLPLKEADAILTSGMRMMSFIGFVMISAAGFGAVLRKTGHVESLVQTSAHIIGNNKPLAAFLMLVIGLLVTMGIGSSFSTIPILTTIFVPLCVQLGFSPMATIAIIGTAGALGDAGSPASDSTLGPTSGLNADGQHHHIWDTCVPTFLHYNIPLLIFGFIAAITL; from the coding sequence ATGAACGCTGTACTCATCGCAGTAGCAGTCATGCTACTGCTTAGTTTGTTACGTGTCCAAGTCATTGTCGCCATTATCGTTGGAGCTTTAACAGGCGGACTTATCGGCGGACTCGGTATTTCAGAAACAATTAGTACTTTTACAGCCGGTCTTGGGAACAGTGCTCCTATCGCATTAAGCTACGCAATGCTCGGTGGATTTGCTATTTCCCTTTCAAAAACAGGACTTCCTGATGCAATGATCCAATCAGCTTTAAAATGGATCGGCAACGAACAAGACACGAAAAAACAAGTCTATTCTAAAATACTTATATTATTTATCATTTTAACAATGGCTTGTTTCTCACAAAATATTATCCCTGTTCATATCGCCTTCATCCCAATCTTAATTCCAGCACTTTTGAAAGTATTAAATGAGCTGAGGGTGGATCGTAGGCTTGTAACATGTCTTATTACATTTGGATTAATTACCCCTTACATGTGGGTCCCAGCAGGATTCGGAAAAATTTATCATGACGTATTACAAACAAATGCTGCGCAAAGCGGTCTTACATTTGATGTCGCACTTATTCCAAAAGCGATGACTATTCCAGCAATCGGTATGATTATCGGATTATGTGTAGCAGTTTTCATTACATACCGAAAACCACGTACATATGAAACAGAACAAATTCATGCTGCACAGAATGAAATCGTTCCCTATACGAAAAGAAGCATTACTTTTGGTTTATTATCAATACTCGCTACATTAACTGTGCAATTAGCAACAGAATCAATGATTTTTGGTGCTTTAGCAGGTATTATCGTCTTATCAGTTAGCGGTAGTCTCCCTCTTAAAGAAGCCGATGCTATTTTAACGAGCGGAATGCGTATGATGTCCTTTATTGGATTTGTTATGATTTCTGCCGCTGGATTTGGCGCTGTTCTTCGAAAAACTGGACATGTTGAATCTCTTGTGCAAACGAGTGCACATATAATCGGAAATAATAAACCGCTTGCTGCATTTCTTATGCTCGTTATTGGACTTCTCGTTACGATGGGAATTGGTTCTTCCTTTTCAACCATCCCAATCTTAACAACAATTTTCGTACCGTTATGCGTCCAGCTCGGATTTAGTCCCATGGCTACAATCGCAATTATCGGTACAGCTGGTGCACTTGGTGATGCAGGTTCTCCAGCATCTGATAGTACACTTGGACCAACGTCCGGTTTAAATGCTGATGGTCAGCACCATCATATATGGGATACATGTGTTCCAACATTTCTACACTATAATATACCGTTACTTATATTCGGCTTTATTGCCGCAATTACACTATAA
- a CDS encoding LacI family DNA-binding transcriptional regulator — protein MATIRDVAKLAGVSVATVSRVINEKGYVHEDTVKQVKKAIEELHYRPNATAKPLFKQPSTMIALLVDNLHNPSYITLLRFVEEIAYKEGYQVIVCNIENKNRYIDMLEQNNIAGVIMTKSVFRSIGEISLPFAVLEGRQSLMSYYESGQKAVSLLKEKGCQFLAYIGEGVESEEMEEHVAGFLDTAWKEGLSYREEIVQGYTNQQFLELLQKHPYIDGVVASSDKVAIELIRAAKTLNIHIPGKLQIIGFNGSVEGEWISPSLTTIGSYIEENGEIAFQQLIGKIKKKQVEQEEVETEFRCIERETTK, from the coding sequence GTGGCAACTATACGTGATGTTGCAAAATTGGCCGGTGTTTCAGTCGCAACCGTTTCAAGAGTCATTAACGAAAAAGGATATGTCCATGAAGATACGGTGAAACAAGTAAAAAAAGCAATTGAAGAATTACATTATAGACCGAATGCTACAGCAAAGCCTTTATTTAAACAGCCTTCAACGATGATTGCATTACTTGTAGATAATTTGCATAATCCATCATACATCACTTTGCTCCGTTTCGTTGAGGAAATAGCATATAAAGAAGGGTATCAAGTAATAGTTTGTAATATAGAAAATAAGAATAGATACATAGATATGTTGGAGCAAAATAACATTGCAGGCGTTATAATGACGAAATCTGTTTTTCGAAGTATAGGAGAGATCTCACTTCCTTTCGCTGTGCTTGAAGGACGGCAATCTCTTATGAGCTATTATGAAAGCGGACAGAAAGCTGTTTCTTTATTAAAAGAGAAAGGCTGCCAGTTTCTTGCTTATATCGGTGAGGGAGTAGAGAGTGAAGAAATGGAAGAGCATGTGGCAGGATTTCTAGATACTGCTTGGAAAGAAGGACTTTCTTATCGAGAGGAAATTGTCCAAGGGTATACGAATCAACAGTTTCTTGAATTGTTACAAAAGCATCCATACATAGATGGGGTTGTAGCTTCAAGTGATAAGGTCGCTATTGAGCTAATCAGGGCGGCGAAAACTCTTAATATTCATATACCAGGTAAGTTGCAAATCATTGGATTTAACGGGAGTGTAGAGGGTGAATGGATAAGTCCATCATTAACGACGATTGGAAGTTATATCGAAGAAAATGGGGAAATAGCTTTTCAGCAGTTAATAGGAAAAATAAAGAAGAAACAAGTGGAACAAGAAGAAGTGGAAACAGAATTTAGATGTATTGAGAGAGAAACAACAAAGTAA
- a CDS encoding GNAT family N-acetyltransferase: protein MVHIQKITLEMKEAIQDFMCENWRSSMMVSRGRVHQLEELPGFVALRNNRIVGIITCEVIENMCEIVSLNSFEEGKGIGTKLVDCVLQVAKENECKKVWLITTNDNMNALRFYQKRNFMMTNLYIDAVKEARKIKKEIPFIGYDNIAISHEIQLEYILSRI, encoded by the coding sequence ATGGTTCATATACAAAAAATCACACTAGAAATGAAAGAAGCAATTCAGGATTTTATGTGTGAAAACTGGAGAAGCTCAATGATGGTCTCGCGAGGCAGAGTACATCAATTAGAAGAATTACCTGGTTTTGTTGCACTTAGAAATAACAGAATAGTGGGAATTATAACGTGTGAAGTGATAGAAAACATGTGTGAAATTGTATCGTTAAATAGTTTTGAGGAAGGAAAGGGGATTGGTACAAAACTGGTGGATTGTGTGTTGCAAGTGGCAAAAGAGAACGAATGTAAAAAAGTGTGGCTCATCACGACGAATGATAATATGAACGCACTTCGTTTTTATCAGAAACGTAACTTCATGATGACGAACTTGTATATTGATGCGGTAAAGGAAGCACGAAAAATAAAGAAAGAAATCCCGTTTATTGGTTATGATAATATCGCGATTTCACATGAAATTCAGCTGGAGTATATTTTATCCCGCATTTGA
- a CDS encoding alpha/beta hydrolase, with product MKRFFTALFTILGALTAIGIFFTNKVMYLKKKTEEEVLERETKKHFHLDDFKAIQKEEVHIPSQFGYELHGYYMPAGHSNKFMIFCHGVTVNKINSVKYANLFLNRGYNVFIYDHRRHGKTGGKTTSYGYYEKHDLKSVVDWLKDRFGTNITLGIHGESMGAATLLQYAGLVEDGADFYIADCPFSDFYGQLQHRLKVEFHLPKWPLLPLANAFLKVRDGYTIREVSPIDCIKNINNPVLFIHSKDDDYILSDMTKSLYEAKENNKQLYIAEHGAHACSYNENKEEYEDAIDQFLNTYVKETKNRLA from the coding sequence ATGAAACGTTTTTTTACAGCATTGTTTACTATACTAGGTGCACTAACTGCGATTGGGATTTTCTTTACAAATAAAGTTATGTACTTGAAGAAAAAAACAGAGGAAGAAGTTTTAGAACGCGAAACGAAAAAGCATTTTCATTTAGACGATTTTAAGGCTATTCAAAAAGAAGAGGTTCACATCCCTTCTCAATTCGGATACGAACTTCACGGATATTACATGCCAGCTGGTCATTCCAATAAATTTATGATTTTTTGCCACGGTGTGACCGTAAATAAAATCAATTCCGTTAAATATGCAAACTTATTTTTAAATAGAGGATATAACGTATTTATTTATGATCATCGCCGTCATGGTAAAACCGGTGGTAAAACAACAAGTTATGGCTATTATGAAAAACATGATTTAAAGTCAGTAGTTGACTGGCTAAAAGATCGTTTCGGAACGAATATTACACTCGGAATTCATGGTGAATCTATGGGTGCTGCAACTCTTCTTCAATATGCAGGACTTGTTGAAGATGGTGCTGATTTTTATATTGCTGATTGTCCTTTCTCTGATTTTTATGGACAGTTACAGCATCGTTTGAAAGTTGAGTTTCATTTGCCAAAATGGCCTTTATTACCTTTAGCAAATGCCTTTTTAAAAGTTCGTGATGGCTATACAATTCGTGAAGTTTCACCAATTGATTGTATAAAAAACATTAACAATCCTGTTCTCTTTATTCATAGTAAAGACGATGACTATATTTTATCTGATATGACGAAATCACTTTATGAAGCGAAAGAAAATAATAAACAGCTTTATATTGCAGAACATGGTGCACACGCTTGCTCTTATAATGAAAATAAAGAAGAGTACGAAGATGCCATCGATCAATTTTTAAACACATATGTAAAAGAAACAAAAAACAGGCTTGCATAA
- a CDS encoding DUF2552 family protein — protein sequence MDKKLQTLQNIANERTWASFLNDNHPYSLLHWSIAGVGQEPKDVWLLQDEVTFQTTEFPTLDEAVKWISENMEQVTDVLAQ from the coding sequence ATGGATAAAAAATTACAAACACTACAAAATATTGCAAATGAGCGCACATGGGCATCATTTTTGAATGATAATCATCCATATAGTTTACTTCATTGGTCAATCGCAGGTGTAGGACAAGAACCGAAAGATGTTTGGTTACTTCAAGATGAGGTGACTTTTCAAACGACGGAATTCCCAACGCTAGACGAGGCAGTAAAGTGGATTTCTGAAAATATGGAACAAGTTACAGACGTTTTAGCGCAGTAA
- a CDS encoding CDGSH iron-sulfur domain-containing protein, giving the protein MAKVQIKVNDNGSFRVTGDVELVDSQGNVFPAKPAFSLCRCGLSQNMPYCDASHKGKFESVVRAPEAE; this is encoded by the coding sequence TTGGCAAAAGTACAAATTAAAGTAAATGATAATGGCTCTTTTCGCGTTACAGGGGACGTGGAATTAGTTGACTCACAAGGGAATGTATTCCCAGCAAAACCGGCATTTTCTTTATGTCGTTGTGGTTTATCACAAAACATGCCTTATTGCGATGCTTCGCATAAAGGAAAATTCGAGTCTGTTGTTAGAGCACCAGAGGCAGAATAA
- the ribD gene encoding bifunctional diaminohydroxyphosphoribosylaminopyrimidine deaminase/5-amino-6-(5-phosphoribosylamino)uracil reductase RibD, with the protein MTDQEYMRIALQLAQGTSGQTSPNPMVGAVVVKDGNIVGMGAHMRAGEEHAEVHALHMAGERAKGATVYVTLEPCSHFGKTPPCCELLIEKGVQRVVIATLDCNPLVSGNGKRRLEEAGIKVTTGVLEAEATLLNRYFFHYMKTKRPFVTIKTAMSLDGKTATVTGESKWITSEEARADVHQYRHMHDAILVGVNTVITDNPHLTTRILNGGKHPIRVILDTHLRTPPSSHVITDGLAPTWIIVGKDVNKEKIASYECNNIAVFQMKTKQSEIQDVLSLLGEKQILSLFVEGGQTVHANFLKTNSFNEIVTYISPKLIGGKDAPTLFGGAGFSKLQDALSLTIQEMKQIGNDIKIVATLKSEVTECLQEL; encoded by the coding sequence ATGACAGATCAAGAATATATGAGGATTGCCTTGCAATTAGCACAAGGAACATCGGGACAGACAAGTCCAAATCCTATGGTTGGTGCTGTCGTTGTAAAAGATGGCAACATTGTCGGAATGGGTGCCCATATGCGTGCCGGTGAAGAACATGCTGAAGTTCATGCTCTTCACATGGCTGGAGAAAGAGCAAAAGGCGCTACCGTTTATGTAACACTTGAACCGTGTAGCCATTTTGGAAAAACACCGCCTTGCTGTGAATTACTCATTGAAAAGGGAGTCCAGCGTGTTGTAATCGCCACCCTTGATTGCAATCCACTCGTTTCTGGTAATGGAAAAAGGAGATTAGAAGAAGCTGGAATCAAGGTGACTACTGGTGTTCTTGAAGCGGAAGCAACTTTATTAAATCGATACTTTTTTCACTATATGAAAACGAAACGTCCATTTGTAACAATAAAAACAGCAATGAGCTTAGATGGAAAAACAGCGACTGTAACGGGGGAAAGTAAGTGGATTACAAGTGAAGAAGCGCGAGCTGATGTTCATCAATATCGTCATATGCATGACGCTATCCTTGTCGGTGTGAATACAGTTATAACTGATAATCCACACTTAACAACACGAATTCTAAACGGAGGTAAACATCCTATACGCGTTATTTTAGATACCCACTTACGAACGCCGCCATCTTCTCATGTCATAACAGATGGCTTAGCTCCGACATGGATTATTGTCGGTAAGGATGTAAATAAAGAGAAAATAGCGTCTTATGAATGTAACAATATAGCTGTATTCCAAATGAAAACGAAGCAAAGTGAAATACAAGATGTCCTATCCCTACTCGGAGAGAAACAAATTCTTTCTCTGTTCGTTGAAGGTGGTCAAACAGTACATGCAAACTTCTTAAAAACAAATAGTTTTAATGAAATTGTGACCTATATAAGCCCGAAATTAATTGGCGGAAAAGATGCACCCACTTTATTTGGCGGAGCTGGTTTTTCGAAGTTACAAGATGCACTTTCCTTAACAATTCAAGAGATGAAACAAATTGGTAATGATATAAAAATTGTTGCAACCTTAAAAAGCGAGGTGACGGAATGTTTACAGGAATTGTAG
- the ribE gene encoding riboflavin synthase encodes MFTGIVEELGTISSMTQSGEAMKLTISANQILSDVKLGDSIAVNGICLTVTTFTTTSFTVDAMPETMNATSLRMLKPSTKVNLERAMAANGRFGGHFVTGHIDGIGTILTKKQHYNAIYYKIAISDELLRYCLHKGSVAIDGTSLTIFDIDESSITISLIPHTVSESIIGEKKAGDIVNIECDMIGKYIERFISKPAKGTDSMTESFLQENGFL; translated from the coding sequence ATGTTTACAGGAATTGTAGAAGAGTTAGGAACGATATCAAGCATGACTCAAAGTGGTGAAGCAATGAAGCTAACTATTAGCGCAAATCAAATTTTATCGGATGTTAAGCTAGGTGATAGTATCGCGGTTAACGGCATCTGCTTAACAGTAACTACTTTTACGACTACTTCATTCACTGTTGATGCAATGCCTGAAACAATGAATGCAACATCACTTCGTATGCTAAAGCCAAGTACCAAAGTGAATTTAGAACGGGCAATGGCTGCGAACGGACGATTCGGAGGACATTTCGTCACCGGACATATCGATGGCATCGGTACGATTTTAACTAAAAAACAACATTACAATGCCATCTATTACAAAATAGCAATTTCTGATGAATTACTACGCTATTGTTTGCATAAAGGATCCGTTGCTATTGATGGCACTAGTTTAACAATATTTGATATAGACGAATCTTCAATTACAATTTCACTCATCCCCCACACAGTAAGCGAGTCTATAATCGGAGAAAAAAAAGCCGGGGACATCGTAAACATTGAGTGTGACATGATTGGAAAATATATTGAACGCTTTATTTCAAAGCCCGCAAAAGGAACAGATTCAATGACCGAAAGCTTTTTACAAGAAAACGGATTTCTATAA